Proteins from a single region of Bdellovibrio bacteriovorus HD100:
- a CDS encoding RCC1 domain-containing protein — translation MKKNHVIVIMALWGLTGCDRLSLDESSKVKITFPSTQTLSSKVEAMTTSGDSRPVPTGFSGDRPINCYIIGASGPEESMRRNVCTRDDGTMTPKHIGEWVGGVPAGGSITMDVTSGKDRVITVVGFYAPEGTCKDFKSTSGPSDLMSKPYILGEVGKLQLYAGEEKKVDIDITYDPEKWFDSCDGPDFPDDGPHDGPGGNVIPTKLAIHKDYFPANTLTANTCSSFGVSLRDNENREGSLASETVFSVAANGTPLEIYNSYDECSQNIGGYSTAVIPMGARYQDVIVKGPSSPGALTISTTILSSSAVLANPTANFQNISSGDKGFELEGARSILPDLCYPYNISRRYVTGSYDYGTSSAPITLAPSSGFTVYSDSTCSTPTNSATIAPYAKSVNVWVKMTGAQGQNTLTLSGSGYLSLTQSVYRGSGTNAPWGFEVRGHRDGPTRGQCYNSAYEAILVNQYHTAVLAPAAMEVNLGPVNTEFFADSGCMTPTSSTVSLPAGQYSLPFYIKTHVSMMVPLSATSPGLSLGLYDVNVRGPLGMGANNIHVSNYNGVCAKSPYGTYCWGNDNGSRILNGASSMPQYVSPAGVDWDYIKMGSNFACGMTLSGEIKCWGQGTQGQLGNGSTAAVTTPTAISGGDYYMQLSVGPSHACGITMSNVLKCWGANSASQLGDGTTTTRLSPVIIDSGTSYKFVSTGGTHTCGITMADDLKCWGNNLGGKLGNGTTTNSMTPILIDSSIKYMTISAGTVSTCGITLPGSLKCWGENSFGNVGNGTSGGNVLNPVEIDTGVNYTSVSVGEQMACGIGDGQVKCWGLNSYGRLGLGGAAGDQNTPVPVSMLSAWGAPMQVSTGSGTTCATTSNRVVCWGEGMEGELGINTPTNATSPMELIY, via the coding sequence ATGAAAAAGAATCATGTTATTGTGATCATGGCCCTTTGGGGACTTACGGGATGCGATCGTCTTTCATTGGATGAATCTTCCAAGGTGAAAATCACCTTCCCTTCCACTCAGACTCTTTCTTCCAAAGTCGAAGCCATGACCACCAGTGGTGACAGCCGCCCGGTACCCACGGGATTTTCCGGAGACCGCCCGATCAACTGCTACATCATTGGCGCCAGTGGTCCTGAAGAAAGCATGCGCAGAAATGTCTGCACCCGCGATGACGGCACCATGACACCCAAACACATCGGTGAATGGGTGGGCGGCGTTCCAGCCGGTGGTTCCATCACCATGGACGTGACCTCAGGGAAAGACCGCGTGATCACCGTTGTGGGCTTTTATGCGCCCGAAGGCACCTGCAAAGACTTTAAAAGCACTTCCGGCCCCAGCGATCTGATGTCGAAGCCCTATATTCTGGGCGAAGTCGGCAAACTGCAACTGTATGCCGGCGAAGAAAAGAAAGTCGACATCGACATCACTTACGACCCGGAAAAATGGTTTGATTCCTGTGACGGTCCGGACTTCCCGGATGATGGCCCGCATGACGGCCCCGGGGGCAATGTCATTCCCACAAAACTTGCCATACACAAGGACTACTTCCCGGCGAACACTCTGACCGCCAATACCTGCAGCAGCTTCGGTGTTTCTTTGCGTGACAATGAAAACCGCGAAGGCTCTTTGGCGTCAGAAACCGTGTTCTCAGTGGCGGCCAACGGCACTCCCCTTGAAATTTACAACTCTTACGATGAATGCTCTCAGAACATCGGCGGCTATTCCACGGCGGTCATCCCGATGGGGGCTCGGTACCAAGATGTGATCGTCAAAGGTCCGTCATCGCCGGGCGCTTTGACAATCTCCACCACGATTTTATCATCCTCTGCCGTGCTGGCAAACCCGACGGCAAACTTCCAGAATATCAGCTCAGGAGACAAAGGCTTTGAACTTGAGGGGGCCCGCTCCATTCTGCCGGATTTGTGTTATCCGTATAACATCAGCCGTCGCTACGTGACCGGCTCCTATGACTACGGCACATCTTCGGCACCAATCACACTGGCACCCTCCAGTGGCTTCACTGTTTACAGTGACTCCACCTGCTCGACTCCGACAAACAGCGCCACGATTGCTCCTTACGCCAAGTCCGTCAATGTCTGGGTCAAAATGACCGGCGCCCAGGGGCAGAACACTCTGACTCTGTCTGGTTCGGGCTATCTCAGTCTGACTCAATCCGTGTATCGCGGCAGCGGCACCAACGCCCCTTGGGGGTTTGAAGTCCGCGGTCATCGTGATGGCCCGACTCGGGGGCAGTGTTATAACTCCGCTTATGAAGCGATCCTGGTGAATCAGTATCACACCGCCGTGCTGGCACCTGCTGCCATGGAAGTGAATCTGGGGCCGGTGAACACAGAGTTCTTTGCAGATAGTGGATGTATGACTCCGACCAGCTCCACTGTTTCTCTGCCTGCGGGTCAATACTCGCTGCCGTTCTATATCAAAACCCATGTCTCTATGATGGTTCCATTATCCGCCACGTCCCCGGGACTGAGCCTGGGCCTCTATGATGTCAATGTGCGAGGTCCTCTGGGCATGGGGGCGAACAACATCCATGTTTCCAACTACAACGGTGTTTGCGCCAAAAGCCCTTACGGCACCTACTGCTGGGGGAATGACAATGGCTCGCGCATTTTGAATGGCGCCTCTTCCATGCCCCAATACGTCAGCCCTGCTGGCGTCGACTGGGACTACATCAAGATGGGCTCTAATTTCGCCTGCGGCATGACTTTGTCCGGCGAGATCAAATGCTGGGGCCAGGGCACCCAAGGGCAATTGGGGAATGGCTCTACTGCGGCGGTCACCACTCCGACGGCGATTTCCGGCGGCGACTATTACATGCAACTTTCTGTCGGCCCCAGCCATGCCTGCGGCATCACCATGTCCAATGTGTTGAAATGCTGGGGCGCCAACAGCGCCAGCCAACTGGGGGATGGAACCACGACCACCCGCCTCAGCCCTGTGATCATTGATTCGGGCACTTCCTACAAATTCGTCTCGACCGGAGGCACCCACACTTGCGGTATCACGATGGCCGATGACTTAAAATGCTGGGGCAACAATCTGGGTGGCAAACTTGGCAATGGCACAACCACCAACTCGATGACGCCGATCCTGATTGATTCTTCGATCAAGTACATGACGATTTCAGCAGGAACTGTCAGCACCTGCGGTATCACCCTGCCGGGATCTCTGAAGTGCTGGGGAGAAAACAGTTTTGGCAACGTCGGCAACGGCACCAGTGGCGGCAATGTCCTGAATCCTGTGGAAATCGATACCGGCGTCAATTACACGTCCGTTTCCGTGGGTGAACAAATGGCCTGCGGCATCGGTGATGGCCAGGTGAAGTGCTGGGGTTTGAACTCTTATGGCCGTTTGGGCCTGGGCGGAGCTGCGGGTGATCAGAATACGCCCGTGCCTGTTTCGATGCTGAGTGCCTGGGGCGCCCCGATGCAAGTTTCCACGGGCTCGGGCACCACGTGCGCCACGACCTCCAACCGTGTGGTGTGCTGGGGCGAGGGTATGGAAGGCGAATTGGGTATAAACACCCCGACGAACGCAACATCCCCGATGGAGCTGATCTATTAG
- the udk gene encoding uridine kinase — protein MQRPHIIGVAGGSGSGKTHFAKELQQLLGEDNCSIIYQDNYYIDQSAKFDGDGGSVNFDHPSSLDFTLLAQGLRALKSGQSLNIPIYDFVTHSRKKETLPGEPKKVIIIDGILILHSEEVRQELDEAIFFDTPESLRFERRLKRDVHERGRTPEGVRKQFELQVRPMHNQFVEPSKDHAHTIIKDLGDYSQALKQYQQKLSKAFLQ, from the coding sequence ATGCAAAGACCTCACATCATCGGTGTTGCTGGTGGCAGTGGCTCCGGCAAAACACACTTCGCCAAAGAGCTGCAACAACTGCTGGGCGAAGACAACTGCTCCATCATCTACCAGGACAACTACTACATCGACCAATCCGCAAAATTTGACGGCGATGGCGGTTCGGTGAACTTTGATCATCCCTCCAGTCTTGATTTCACTTTGCTCGCACAGGGCTTGCGTGCCCTGAAGTCCGGCCAAAGCCTGAACATCCCGATTTATGATTTTGTCACTCATTCCCGCAAAAAAGAGACCCTTCCAGGCGAACCCAAAAAAGTCATTATCATCGACGGAATCCTGATCCTACACTCTGAAGAAGTCCGCCAGGAACTGGATGAGGCCATCTTCTTTGACACCCCCGAATCCCTGCGCTTTGAGCGCCGTCTGAAACGTGATGTTCACGAACGCGGCAGAACGCCAGAGGGAGTGCGCAAGCAGTTTGAACTGCAAGTGCGCCCCATGCACAATCAGTTTGTCGAGCCCTCCAAAGACCACGCTCACACCATCATCAAGGATCTGGGCG